Proteins from one Podospora pseudoanserina strain CBS 124.78 chromosome 1, whole genome shotgun sequence genomic window:
- the LSM2 gene encoding U6 snRNA-associated Sm-like protein LSm2 (EggNog:ENOG503P571; COG:A): MLFFSFFKTLIDHEVTVELKNDIRIRGVLKSVDQYLNIKLDNIQVVDELKYPHLSAVKNVFIRGSVVRYVHLPSQSVDIDLLEDATRREAANQAVKAK; the protein is encoded by the exons ATGCTCTTCTTCAG CTTCTTCAAAACCCTCATCGACCACGAGGTGACCGTCGAGCTCAAAAACGACATCCGCATCCGCGGCGTCCTCAAGAGTGTCGACCAATACCTCAACATCAAGCTCGACAACATccaggtggtggatgagctCAAGTATCCTCACTTG AGCGCTGTCAAGAATGTCTTTATCAGAGGCTCGGTCGTGAGATATGTCCATCTGCCTTCTCAGTCGGTGGATATTGACTTGCTGGAGGATGCTACGAGGAGAG aggCGGCAAACCAAGCTGTGAAGGCTAAGTGA
- the pso2 gene encoding DNA cross-link repair protein PSO2/SNM1 (EggNog:ENOG503NUC7; COG:L; BUSCO:EOG09261HQU) produces MRDMEEQAMLEGYEEFGMDRRTDEEMMEACPICGGSLAGASEQVASEHVNACLDGNPTPLPQPKPPAALEENKEIDGAEVGKRFAKAAVPRPGQANPISFGEKTSPGSSGSAFAKLMSGHAEDTAWAAAAAAENASRGMPAYKRTCPFYKIMPGFSICVDAFRYGAVEGCKAYFLSHFHSDHYIGLTANWTHGPIYCSKVTGSLVKTQLKTAAKYVVELEFDKTVPVPHTKGVTVTMIPANHCPGSSLFLFEKAMGGGKTHRILHCGDFRACQAHLEHPQLSPETIDAVTGKTKHQKIDVCYLDTTYLNPKYSFPPQKDVIATCAEMSSLLNQALISNDDKEWDSLLRRREGGAPSTSVSKFFTTTTNDPPPPPSKPPTPTAPLNAFTALSGNPQPSQRNRLLILCGTYSIGKERICVGIALALESKIYASPYKLKIVNQLDDPELISLLTPNPQEAQVHLASLSDLNKENLISYLEENRRFGFSRIVGFKPSGWNYRPPSLKSLNIKADMAPGSVPMEQLLYGKAWRSRFRKADLIPMRGSTKEGVLLGVPYSEHSSFRELAIFVMGLRIGRVVPTVNVGSEQSRKRMKGWIDRWIVERGRLKGGRLEVKEGVDGREEEEEEEEGVVYW; encoded by the coding sequence ATGCGGGACATGGAAGAGCAAGCCATGCTGGAGGGTTATGAAGAGTTTGGTATGGACAGACGTACTGATGAAGAGATGATGGAAGCATGTCCAATATGCGGGGGCAGTTTGGCGGGTGCGTCAGAGCAGGTGGCTTCGGAGCATGTCAATGCCTGTCTGGATGGGAATCCGACGCCGCTACCGCAGCCCAAGCCACCAGCGGCACTCGAAGAGAATAAAGAGATCGATGGTGCTGAGGTGGGAAAGAGGTTTGCAAAAGCGGCTGTGCCTAGACCAGGACAGGCGAATCCTATCAGTTTCGGTGAGAAGACTTCACCTGGCAGCTCGGGCTCAGCATTTGCTAAGCTCATGTCTGGACATGCTGAGGATACCGCTTGGGCAGCGGCTGCTGCGGCAGAGAACGCCTCGAGAGGAATGCCGGCGTATAAGCGGACTTGTCCGTTTTACAAGATTATGCCTGGGTTCTCGATTTGTGTTGATGCCTTCAGGTATGGTGCTGTGGAGGGCTGCAAGGCCTACTTTCTCAGTCACTTTCACAGTGATCACTACATTGGCCTCACGGCGAACTGGACTCACGGCCCGATTTATTGCAGCAAAGTAACGGGGTCACTCGTCAAGACACAGCTAAAGACAGCAGCTAAATATGTCGTTGAGCTTGAGTTTGACAAAACCGTTCCAGTCCCGCACACAAAGGGGGTCACAGTAACAATGATCCCCGCCAACCATTGCCCCGGTAGCTCTCTATTCTTGTTTGAGAAGGCCATGGGAGGAGGCAAGACACATCGGATCTTGCACTGTGGGGATTTCCGAGCCTGTCAAGCTCACCTTGAGCACCCTCAGCTCAGCCCAGAGACAATTGACGCCGTAACAGGCAAGACAAAGCACCAGAAAATTGACGTCTGTTATCTAGACACCACCTATCTCAACCCAAAATACTCCTTCCCTCCGCAAAAAGACGTCATCGCCACCTGCGCAGAGATGTcgtccctcctcaaccaagccctcatctccaacgaCGACAAAGAATGGgactccctcctccgtcgcCGAGAAGGCGGCGCCCCATCCACCTCAGTCAGCaagttcttcaccaccaccacaaatgaccccccgccaccaccttctAAACCACCTACCCCCACTGCCCCCCTGAACGCATTCACCGCCCTCTCAggcaacccccaaccctcccagagaaaccgcctcctcatcctttGCGGCACCTACTCCATAGGCAAAGAGCGCATCTGCGTCGGCATCGCCCTCGCTCTCGAATCCAAAATCTACGCCTCACCTTACAAACTCAAAATCGTGAACCAACTCGACGACCCAGagctcatctccctccttactcccaacccccaagagGCGCAAGTCCATCTCGCCTCGCTGTCTGACCTCAACAAGGAGAATCTCATCTCTTACCTCGAGGAAAATCGCCGGTTTGGATTCTCCCGGATTGTAGGGTTCAAGCCCTCGGGGTGGAACTACCGCCCCCCGAGTTTGAAGAGCCTAAACATCAAGGCGGATATGGCCCCGGGTAGCGTACCGATGGAACAGCTCTTGTATGGAAAGgcgtggaggagcaggtttCGCAAGGCGGATTTGATACCCATGAGGGGAAGCACCAAAGAGGGAGTGTTATTGGGGGTGCCGTATAGCGAGCATTCTAGCTTTAGGGAGTTGGCGATTTTTGTGATGGGTTTGAGGAtcgggagggtggtgccgACAGTGAATGTGGGGAGCGAACAGAGCAGGAAACGGATGAAGGGGTGGATTGATCGGTGGAttgtggagagggggaggttaaAGGGCGGACGGCtcgaggtgaaggagggtgtagatgggagagaggaggaggaggaggaggaggagggggtggtgtattGGTGA